Below is a genomic region from Burkholderia pseudomultivorans.
ACGAGCCGCTGCGGCGGTTCACCGAGCGATGCGGGCAGCGCCGCATACACCTGCACGGTCTCGGTGCCGGCCCGCGCGCCCGTGTTCGTCACCGTCACGTCCACCGTCACGTTGCCTGCCGCGTCGGCCTGCGCGTGCATCGCCGAATACGCGTAGCTCGTGTACGACAGCCCGTAGCCGAACGGGAACAGCGGTTCGATTCCCTGCGCGTCGAACCAGCGGTAACCGTATGCGAGGCCTTCCGCATAGACGGTCTGCTGCTTCGCCGCGTCGATCGTCGGCTGCGGCAGGTCTGCTTCCTGCTTCGGAAACGTCAGCGGCAGCCGCCCCGACGGATTCGCGTCGCCGAACAGCAGGTCGGCGATCGCCTGGCCGCCCTGCACGCCCGGATACCACGCATCGAGCACGCCGTGCACGTTCGCGAGCCAGGGCATCAGCACCGGGCTGCCGTTCTCGAGCACCACGATCACGCGCTTCGCCTTGGCCGCGACCGCCGCGATCAGCGCGTTCTGGTCGTATTGCTGGTTGTACGGATCGGCGTTCGCGTCGGGCAGCGACAGGCTCGCGAGATCGAGCCCCTCGGTCTGCCACTGCGTCGCGAACACGATCGCGACGTCGGCCTGCGCGGCCGCGGTCGCGGCGGCGTTTGCGTCGGTGCCGTCGACGTAGCTGACCGCCGCGTTCGGCGCCTTCGCGCGAATTGCCGCCAGCGGCGCCGACTTGTACCAGGTCGCGCAGCCGCCGAACAGCATGCCGGACGGCTGCTGGCAGCCCGTCACCGCATTGCCGTCGATCGCCGGCACGGCGCCGGAGCCGCCGCCCGACAGCACGCCCGCGTCCGCATGGCCGCCAATCACGACGATCGAGCGCAGCGCGCCGGCGGCGAGCGGCAGCACCGGCTGCGCATCGCCGGGCGCGGCCGCGTTCTTCAGCAGCACCGCGGATTGCCGCGCGATCGCGAGCGCGTCGGCGTTGCCCGCGGCTTCGTCGATCGCGCCGCCCGGCTTCGGCGGGGCATCCATCACGCCGATCCGGACCAGCGTGCGCAGCTTGCGCTGCACCATGTCGTTGAGCCGCGCGACCGACACGCTGCCGGCCTGCACCGCCGCGCGCAGCTTCGTGTTGAAGTACGAGCCGAGCGGCGCGTTGCCGTCGTCGGCTGCGCCGGGCTCCTCCTCGTCGAGGCCGGCCTGCACGGCCGCGACCGTCGAGTGCGTCGCGCCCCAGTCCGACTGCACGACGCCCTTGAAGCCCCATTCGTTCTTCAGCACGGTCGTCAGCAGATACGGGTTCTCGCACGCATATACGCCGTTCAGCTTGTTGTACGAACACATCACGTTGCCCGGCTGGCCGTCCTTCACGCCGATCTCGAACGCGAGCAGCTCGGCCTCGCGCATCGTGCGTTCGTCGACCACCGAATCGATCGTCATCCGGTTGGTTTCCTGGTCGTTGAACGCGAAGTGCTTGATCGTCGCGATCACCTTCTGCGCCTGCGTTGCCTGCGTGCGCGCGGCGCTCAGCGTGCCCGCGAGCACCGGATCCTCGCCCATGTATTCGAACGTGCGGCCGTTGCGCGGCTCGCGCGCGAGGTTGATGCCGCCGCCGAGCCCTTCCGCGAAGCCGAGCGCGCGCAATTCGAGCGCGATGCGCTTGCCGTAAGCGGCCGCGAGCGACGTATCCCAGGTCGCGGCCAGCGCAACCGGCGCGGGCAGCGCGGTCACGCGCGCATTCTTCACGTTGACGCCGCCCGCCGAGTCGGCGCTGCTGACGGCCGGGATGCCGAGTCGCGGCACGCCGGGGATATAGCTCGCGCCGTTCAGCGCCTCGGCGGGAAACGGTCCGCCCAGGTCGAGCGCCGGCAGGCCCGTGCCGTGCACGAGTTGCAGCTTTTCGTCGGTCGTCAGTTGCGCGACGAGCGCGGCCGCGCGCTGGTCGGCCGCGGCGTCCGCGTCCGCCGGCGCGGCCGGGCCCGCATGAATGTCGTCGCCGCCGCACGACGCGAGCAGTACTGCGAGCGCGCATGC
It encodes:
- a CDS encoding glycoside hydrolase family 3 C-terminal domain-containing protein, with amino-acid sequence MKTSLFRCSTIASACALAVLLASCGGDDIHAGPAAPADADAAADQRAAALVAQLTTDEKLQLVHGTGLPALDLGGPFPAEALNGASYIPGVPRLGIPAVSSADSAGGVNVKNARVTALPAPVALAATWDTSLAAAYGKRIALELRALGFAEGLGGGINLAREPRNGRTFEYMGEDPVLAGTLSAARTQATQAQKVIATIKHFAFNDQETNRMTIDSVVDERTMREAELLAFEIGVKDGQPGNVMCSYNKLNGVYACENPYLLTTVLKNEWGFKGVVQSDWGATHSTVAAVQAGLDEEEPGAADDGNAPLGSYFNTKLRAAVQAGSVSVARLNDMVQRKLRTLVRIGVMDAPPKPGGAIDEAAGNADALAIARQSAVLLKNAAAPGDAQPVLPLAAGALRSIVVIGGHADAGVLSGGGSGAVPAIDGNAVTGCQQPSGMLFGGCATWYKSAPLAAIRAKAPNAAVSYVDGTDANAAATAAAQADVAIVFATQWQTEGLDLASLSLPDANADPYNQQYDQNALIAAVAAKAKRVIVVLENGSPVLMPWLANVHGVLDAWYPGVQGGQAIADLLFGDANPSGRLPLTFPKQEADLPQPTIDAAKQQTVYAEGLAYGYRWFDAQGIEPLFPFGYGLSYTSYAYSAMHAQADAAGNVTVDVTVTNTGARAGTETVQVYAALPASLGEPPQRLVGWTKVALQPNEARTVSIAIPSQRFAVWNADAHAWRVGAGSYTLSAAASSRDPHALSQTVTLAAR